In Lactuca sativa cultivar Salinas chromosome 5, Lsat_Salinas_v11, whole genome shotgun sequence, the DNA window catcaattcacttttgcctaagtaactaagattgggaattttatgaaaacatttagttatatttatacttcattatacttataatgaaagataattgtcctatcctacccgttcgactaacgaccctccactagtcaagagtgcggtgggtaagagtggatacccattcaatcgtcattttataggcaatttccttaaacaccccttatagaccaccttcgtgaatgaggcctactaacggtaagaccgagttttactcatacatatatataatgttagacttttaatgttatatatagtatagggtgtattttatactttcaaaatactaggtggtctaatttaactattatacttttaattcaattaaattgtaaacctaaacttttatggatttattaaacttcttttaattatacaccttaattaattaataaaaccataagggtgtgatttgaactttttcaaaactatactagagctttagaatttaacattcataattaaacttttaatcaacttttaaattccaaaacttgagggcaagttttgaaacatttcaacacattagggtttagaatttaaatatacatcaaaattaaaccatttaatcaaaatttaaattccaaaacttgagggcaagttttgaaacatttttcaaaacattagggttttaactatttaaatttcaaaacaacaaaacttttgggttcaaatttaaactattaaacctaaggggaaaatatgaaacttttcataacaacaaggatcaaataacaaataatctaaataaacaattaatcacaaaattatccatatttgatttatttaatgatttcttgcaaaacaatttaccaattaagtcaaaataattaattaattatcacataaggaaacaattatcttattaattgataaatatcttcaattagatcaagaatatagtcaaatatatcataaaatcggattaatattgatctaatatgataaggtaactatccataatcaaaaacagcaagaaatcccggatatacctctgtctgacaagttgactcgtcgagtctgcatggactcggcgagtccagcctccagaacatcaaaattcgaattttttgaacatgtaatgcatcatacaattgaaaccagtctaggctctgataccactgatgggttttggtcataagacatcctatgtgctcatacaaaccctaatgcttggatctaggtttctctattgtacatgctttgaatccaagactataaaccctaattctagcatatggaaatcgatattaacatataattaggtttaagatattaccttgattgttatgtagcaataacaatcccaattcctccttgaattgactttggaaggcttagagtcacaagtgtcactcctctaatggcttacaaacaccaagagaaaatggagaaggtataaagagagaggagaggtataagaattcgtctctaggacctcttgggaaggcatggacgaattcatgagccttgggggtctttatataggtgtagagattaggattttagtccttatccttatctagttacttgcccaccaagtaaccataagataagccttgaaaacccttatcctagtcgaattctaaggccttatcaccttaaattcgtccaacctattaataagataatccttaccttattttgtaaatatcacataattacaattcagcccctctagtttaattaattacacttgatcataaaattaattcttaattaattattgaccaatattaattaaacaaatatgatttctcctttaatatattattcttataacatattaataaatcataataacttcttgctttatttatttctccaatcaagttgctttggtgaaggcaacccaaaaggaccatgcaccatcgggtcaagtacataccaaaatagttatggacttagagactaatccaacacttatatCCAATGGTCATGGGCTCCCCCTCATGGTCTTACCAAGTGTCATAGGCTCCCCAATGGTCTTCACATAATTCAACACATACCAAATAATGAAACCATTACATATTCAACTATAGAAATCTCATATTAAGTAATGGGTCAacgttggtgccttcgacccattggtatagtgagaagactcacctcaggctgCTGAACACAAAAGCTGCTCGACTACTAGCCTAAAATCCCACACTTCAAAAGCTCTCCAAGATGCTCTAGATGTAGGATCCAAGTGTTCTTTCCTTTATCAAGACTAgaacaccaccttcttcttcttgaacaCCTTTTAGAAAAGTCACCAAACACAATTTTAATCTTAAATCCCACAGGTTCTTGCAAAAACAGGGTTTAAGGACGAAATGAGGCCATGAAGGTTGATTAGGGTTTGGTCTAAATGatataaggttgcttaaatagggtgcaagtcaAGAAATTTGGGTTTTAGTCATCTaccacgtacgccccgcgtacatgctcgtacgcccaacgtacaagccTCAGTCACCCGATGCATACAcacatacgctaagcgtacccaaatatacgcccaacgtacggaaGGACCCTTTTtgccaaaaataaaatgtttgagGGTAAACAATGGAATACCTGGattggagtgttacaactctccccccacttgaactagacttcgtacTTGAAGTCCACTATTGCAAATAGATATGGGTAATGCTTTCGCATATCGTCCTCCGGCTCCTAAGTCCATTTGGAGCTCTtccagtgctgccattgcaccttcactagcttcacCACCTTGTTACGGAGAGATTTAGTTTTTCTATCTAAGACTGCAATGGgcttctccacataattcagacttctatccacctgaatatcatccaaagaaaTGACTATGGCCTCATCTGCAACACACTTCCACACAATTGGGCCCCAACCAGTCAATCCCAATGATTTCTTTCAATCCTCTCAAGGAATCAgaaccaaatcaataggaaacctCTCGTGAAACAAATTCAGAACATTCATCTGAAATACCCTTGCATCGCTCACGGTGTAGTCATCCGTAATCTCCACCTCGAGTGGTGAATCCAAAGTCCCCGGGGCATCTCGAAACTTCTTGCAAAacgcaagagatacaaatgattGGGTAGCCCCTGAATCGAAAAGAACATGAGCTGACAACCCATAGACCAAAAATGTTTCTATACAAGATCATAACAACATGGgcataacaataaaataaattaggAATTTGATTATTGTAATTATCCAACTCCATTCCTAATTTCAGGTTTACTCACTAGATATTCTCAATGTCTAACGTACTACTTTGATATGTGCTCATATTAGACAATTGAGATTTTAAGATTAAATTAGACATGTAAAAGACCACAAATATGTAGTGattcattttaaaattttgttataaCATTTATTGAATATCCTCACTTTTGTTATGTATTTGATTGAATACCCTTGTATTTGAAACTTTTGAACTTAAACTATTTAACTTGAGTTTTTGGGACTCGATGATTTTAAAatgattaaatattttaaaagataACAATATTTCTTTTAATACAATAGATGTTTATCCAAACATAGAGACATTTCTTGAAATACATGTAAAATTTATAATGGCAATGATCTTTATCATAAACCTAATGTCTCAAAGGTATACCATTCGTCATGGTGCCATCTCGAAACCAATACCATACTTCACAACTCTTATAATATTTATctcattataaaaaaaatatccaCATTTACTCTATTCGACATTACGTTGGTGCATACTAGAATGTTAAATAACACCGTATGATAACCAAGGGGACATTTTTGCTACAAGGTTTTCATAATTGTATGTTAAAGGCTCATGAATTTATTAAGTGCCAATTTGCAAATTGAAAAGTGGAAAGGAGACGGGCATGTATTTGATAGCTGATAGATGTCATTAGGAGTGACAAATCATCATAAGACACCATAAAAATACATGATACAAAACGAAATTATAATGAAATTGAAATTGTATttgtgtcgtgttcgtgtcaagtCTAAAAAATATGGCATGTTCGTGTTCAATATTCAACACAAAATTGACACAATATTCAAATTTTTTGTTGTGTTttgtaaaattatttttaaattaaataagctaaagattttatatattttatccaTTTCATGTTGTGTTGTTCGTTTTTATCGTATTTTAATTGGATCGAAAAGTTTTCGTGTTAGTAAAACAAGGCACAACATCATGTGGTTTTTGTATTATATAAAAGTTGCCGTGCTAGCTAAAACACGAGACATCTATTCGATTTGACACCCTTAGATGTCATTCAATTATATTTCTCCCTCTAATGTAAATAGTGTTGACTACTACGAAGGAGGTAAATATTTCAAAGACATATCAGTGTTCTACGATTTACATCCATGTGGGTCACACTGTTTTAATAGGTCTActatttttcataattatatgttAAAAGGGTCGTGATTTATTAAAGGCTAATTTGCAAATTTAAAAGTGCATGGAAAGGTGATTGGGATATATTGAAGATGTAAACAAAGCCAACCACTAATAGATGCCACTCAATTATGTTTCCTCATCTAGAGCTAAAAGTGGATATATCATCAAGTGGTTCACAAAATGAAGCATTAATTATTGACTAGATTGTAGTTAGCTACAAAAGAGGAGGAGGTGAATTACCTTTTATCGAGGGCTCCGTAAAGGAGCTATCAAGTAATGCATGAATTACCAAAGGGCTTTTAGCCCAGCGGTATCCGATGTTGCCCTCCCtttttgaggtcgagggttcaagtttCACTGTGAACATATGTGAAATAATTTAGAAGTAGTGTAGTATATATTTGTATTTgccgttccaaaaaaaaaaaaaaaactaatgcaTGAATTATACTAATTTAGTAGTTTATAATTTATTGGAAActatggttataaaattaattatttttttataataaaaacttaaaattattaataaattattaattaatgggaacttatttgtacataacaattttttttcatacacaacaatttatatATTAAAGTGCTGTATTATACAACTCAATAAAACATAAACCGTTGTGTACAAAACatttttcttaattaatatatatatttttttagttatataaaattataatcgttgatttaaataaatacgtaactttataatttgtattaattttattttaatctttatttcgttgttattaattcaatttaattaaaatgaaaaatttaaaatgaagaattaaTAAATTGACAAATGACGTAACATTAATTAGAAAATTTAATATGATGAGACatgacaaaataaaaataaacctattattttattaaaataaggaTTTCTTTCATAACTGAATCCTTAATCAAGTAATTTGATCAAATTTTTAACATAAATCCGATACGTAGGTTTTATTAATGCAATTCTTTAATACGAAAGTTGTTGAAActtgaaaatatgttgttttactGGTTTTCGATTGTAAATGTGTTAGAATTAATAACAATGAATTTTAAAAGGGGTTGGTTGATTTTTCCACTGTTAACTTTTGCTTAGTCCACTGAAATTTATACGAATTATAAATTTTGCCCACGATATAAAGATAAAAAATATGTTTCTATACCTGCATACATTAACGCTAAAATCTTGTAAATTGCCTTTTTTTTTTCCACACGTTGCCCCCCTCATTTAAATCATATagattaatttattttttcatctTTGTCATTGTTTACACTAGTATTATTTTGTACTTAACTTTTTTTATGAACTAAAAgatctatttttattttaatgcttaattttcttttacttttatGATCATTTTTATACCACCATTTCTACTTTTTAACCTTTGTTATAAATATATCAATTAGATAAAACTATTACATAGTCAATCAGTCAATAAAAGATTACAACTTTaaactaaaatatataaaattaaaaatataatattgtctaataaaaatattcaaactaatgcatatcaatttttctttttcaatttttcATTCAACCCACTCtccaataatattttatttgtgaATTGACATGCAGTAATTGAAGTTGTGTTTATTTTGTTAAGTGATGGGATGTATAGTAATTAATATATTTAGAAAAAGtgatttagattttttttactaaaatgaGAGTGGATCTTTATTTCATAAAAGGAATTACGTTCTagaaaaaacaaatataaaatgaGTTTGTGATGTAAATAAGTAgcaaagaagaaagaaaaaagaTTAGTTTACATCATTTTAATGAGAGTAGCAAATATAGGAAAAATAAGGTAGTTTACAAGTTTTtttaaatggtttattaaaaatGACAAGTAAGAATCATCCCCTATTAAATTGGTTAATTAAATAAGGGTAAAATtggaaatatatataaatttaagtcGATGGATTAATTGTTGCAAGTGGAAGAATCAGCACATATTTAAAAACCACTAAAGTAGACAAAATCACATGACAAGAATGAAATTGCGGATGAGGTTCCttcttgaaaagttttaaaatttgaaGGGTGTCTTTCCTGAAATGTCGACGTTGACCATTCTATTTGTGTCCTCTTATTAGTTATTACGTCTTACATTCGCCTTACATATTCCATGCGTTTTAAAATACTCTTCATATATTTCATCTAATATATCTATTGTTAGAATACCGATGACAACAAACTCAATATATATCaagatttattatatttttttataattttattttattaagacAACTAATAGTTCAATTATAAAGGCAAAAGGGTAAATATCATAtaataataagataatccttgattTGTTTAATATAAAGTCATtcatttttcatatatatttagTCATTGTAACTTAACAAAAACAGTTtactttataacttatattactaTATTATGTCAAGTAAAACAGGATCCATTTTTAGTTATTTATGAAAGAAATAATTTTGTTTTATATTAGAGTTTAcatattatttgttttttaacTATTATACAACAAACTTTACAAATCGTTGGCTTTTCATGAAAACGCCAAGAAACTACCGTCTTGAAGAGTTTGACATAAACTTCACATAAATCAAATATGCTATGTGAAAAGCACGTACGTCTTAATATTTTACATTCCAAAAGCAATTTACAAACGCTATGTCCAATTTATTGCTACGTAATTTGAAAGTTTTAAACATCAATAAGaaataattataaattacaaTAGCATAAAATAATAATTCTACACAAGAAAATATGGtacttttagttttaattttaacACACGTTAAAATTCAAACGGTATTATGTTTATTAAAGGGCTTCACGGTAAAACATTTGGTTAATAATTTAGTATGTTTATTAAAGGGCTTCTAGTACACAAACGGTATTATGTATTGTCTTCAACTCTTCATCATTGAGGTCAAATTTCAAGTTTcgttaaatacatatatgatttTTAAGAGTAGTTTAGAAGTATATAAGATTTAccgttataaaaaaataaatatataaataaaacaggTATATATGTTTTTCTAAATATGGCCAATCACAAAAATACAAAAGAGAGGGTCTGttataacaaaataatatgattttcaaCTATCATCAAAACACGATCATGCATTTCCCAAACAAGTtgcaataaaaaattataaagacCATTATTTAACATGTTCTAGCTTGGTCTTCCTAAAATAATCTTATTTTCAacgattttcaaaacatgatcatGCATTTCACAAACAAGTTGTATAGAGAAATATCACCAAGACCATTGAATTTTATTACATATGTTCTAGCTTACTCTCTCCCCAAAGTTATTTATTCGTATTCATTCATTTGCTGGTTTGTGAAAGTTTCAAATTGTGAAACCGTAATGACATGTCAATCTTCATGTTTCAATTTTTGTGTAGACTATTTTATATGTTAGGGATTTTTTGAATGGTTGAATTATATATAACTATCAAGACGTTAGGAAAAAAATATTTACAAAGTAAAACTATAACTTGGTTTTGAAGCCAAACAACCtaactaacttttttttttttacaaaatttatgCTCAAACCAAATAAACAATAATGTGGTGTAGTGGTTTGGTATGTTGGGCACATGCTTACGAAGGGCGTTAAGGATGTCTTGGAGGGAGTCTTTATGTTATATGGTGCATGTACGGCTCAATCAATTCGGAGGGTCTAAGCAACCAAAATTTTGGGGCGCTTGTGTTTTACTATACTTAAAACAATAGTTACAGTCAATTCAGTAAACACAAATTCACAAAAACACAAGATATAAACAAATTAAGGTATCAAGTGAAAACAGATAATGAAAATAAATTAAGATATCATATAAATTGTAGTAGCTTTTAATGATGCAGGAAACCTTTAACCTTCTATGATATTCCTGAAGATACCAACAACGCAAAAAATGAGTGGAAACACTAacttaaaaatcaaaatcaaacaaaaaaaaatctagaATAGAAGGAATCAAGTGAAAACAAAAACAGATAATGGAAAAATTGACTATTAACCCTAATAGATACCGGAAGATACCAACAACGCACATACCTTGAATCATCAGAGTCTTCATAGAAGTCGAAAATAAAGAAGGCAGAAGCTATTTCAACGACTTAGGAATCCCCAAATCAAGTAACATTTCTTTCATTGTTCAACAATTCAAGAACAAGATTGGAGAAGCATACTAGAATCGAGAACAAAGAATTAATCAATCATAGATTTAGAGTACAAGTCTGCAAGAATGGAGACAGAAGGAAGAAGAACAGAAGTATAATAGTCGTTTTGATTTGAGGCATATAATGTATCAATGAATACAAAAACCGAGAAGAGAAGCTGAGAAGACATGAAATATCGAAATAATCAACATTACATGATTTGGGTTAAGTGGACCCTTTACCAAAAGGGTCCCTAAGCCCTAActtatatttttaatacataaggTCGACTTTGACATGGTGTGTTATCTGGTCGTTCTATAACAAGGTGATGTTTGGTAAGGAACAATTAGAAGACGATTCTTTTTTATAACATTGTCACTCAAGCTTTTCTTTAGTGTAATAATAGGCGTGTGTGTCCTTTTGATTGGGTGAATTGCTTACATTTGTGATGCCCACCACGGATGACCACAAAATTGCTCCACCACGAACGGGCGGGCCGGTGTGCACAACCGTTATTTGTTGCCATGTGTACCACGAACCTATTCGTTGTATGCATACCAGTAGGTTTTAGCACCTTGCCACATCACATTTTTATCTACCACCTAAGTTTCATATAAACttggattttaaaattaatatatatatatatatatatatatatatatatatatatatatatatatatatatatataaaatccaaATGAAAAATAGCCAATCAGAATCCTTCTTATCTTATCATTTTTCTCTTTTCTCTCGTTAACCAGACATCGATCTTAGCATGACGAGACATCTAGCGAAGCTTAGAGGGTGGTCATGGCGAGCTGATGAGATCTTTTTGGCGAGCTGGAGGCCACCCCAACCTTATAGACGGAAGAAAAACATTATACTACTAGCTAGCAAAATGATTATtagttaaaaaataattaatgtaGAAAGAAGTTATTTAAATAGATTTGCTTTTGTGAAAAGATAatgcaaaaagaaatatattGTACAAAGAATTTAATAATTATGAATGCTCTGTTTTATATCGACCGGCATTTGACAGCAGGCGACACATGCCATAGAAGTTCAACCTCTGCATCTGACCTAATCCCCCAAATTATGTAATTTCTTCAAATCTGCAATGCCCATATCAATTCTCTATATTTCCATACTAAATCCCTAATTCCCCTTTTGGGTTTCTTCCTCCTTCAACTACATTGATCAATTCACCCATCAAACACCTCAGATCCAATCCAACTAAAATGGGAAGAGGAGGAGCCCTAAGCGAAAGTGTTTTGAAGAAGATCATCCTCTCCTACAGCTACGTCGCCATATGGATCTTCCTCAGCTTCACTGTCATCGTCTACAACAAATACATACTCGATCGCAATATGTACAACTGGCCTTACCCAATCTCACTCACTATGATTCACATGGGTTTCTGTTCTTCATTAGCTTACATTCTCGTCAGTGTACTCAAAGTCGTCGAACCAGTTCAAATGACCCTCGATGTGTATCTCAAATCCGTCGTCCCAATCGGTTTCCTTTACTCTCTTAGCTTATGGCTCTCCAATTCCGCTTACATTTACCTTTCTGTTTCGTTTATCCAAATGCTCAAAGCCTTAATGCCTGTCGCCGTTTACTCCATCGGTGTTTTGTTCAAAAAAGAAGGGTTTAAAGGCCAAACCATGAGTAACATGCTTTCGATCTCTTTTGGGGTTGCGATTGCTGCTTATGGTGAAGCCAAGTATAATTCATGGGGTGTTACGTTACAACTTGGTGCTGTTGCGTTCGAAGCTACTCGTTTGGTTTTGATTCAAATCCTGTTGACATCGAAAGGGATTACGTTTAATCCGATAACATCTCTCTATTATGTCGCTCCTTGTTGTTTGGTTTTCTTATCTGTTCCATGGATTATCGTGGAGCTTCCCAAATTGAGGGATACTTCTAGTTTCCACTTTGATTACTTCATTTTTGGGACGAATTCGATTTGTGCTTTTGCTTTGAATCTGGCTGTGTTCTTGCTTGTTGGGAAGACATCTGCGTTAACGATGAATGTTGCTGGGGTTGTTAAAGATTGGTTGCTGATTGCTTTTTCGTGGTCGGTGATCAAGGATACAGTAACTCCGATCAATCTGTTTGGTTACTTGATTGCTTTCATGGGTGTTGCTTATTATAATCATGCCAAGTTACAGGCACTTAAGGCTAAAGAAGCAGAGAAGAAGACGACTCAATTTGATCTTGATGATGAATCGGGCAAGTTATTGGACCAAAAAGATGAAAAATCAGCAAGAAAGAGCGATTCTGATAAATGATTCAAATGGGTTTTTGATTTTCATGGCTGATGATGTAGGATTTCTTCATGTTTAGGTATTTCACAGTTCACACGATCTAGCTTTTTTTAATTATGTTTATCTTTGTTGGTTTATATAAAATGGATTTTAATTTATAAGATTTTTCTTGTTATAGATATCTGGAAATTTGGGTGCTTGATGATATGTGTTCTTGATACATTGTATTTTTCTTGTTTATGACTCTTGATTATTGGATTCAAGAAAcactaaaataacaataaaaatacgGATTGATTGATTGATAGAGTAATCAAGCTTTTGTTTTTTAATCGgggtaataaaatattttatttgtcaATTAGGTTTTTGGGCTAATTTTGTTTGTGtaaatttttttattatgatCAACATCTTTGGATATATAAACACTCGGTTGTAACATGaccaaaaaaggaaaaaaaaaacgaaatttcTAATTTAAGTGATCTAATTCGGGAAAAAGTAGCCTGTACGAAAGTTAAATTAAATGAAATAATTGGTTGCTGTAATTAACCATATATgatgacaaaaaaaaatataaaaataagcaTGTTTCATGGTATATTCGCTTTTTGTCTTTTGTAATTGACAGAAGTCAATCAACACCAACATGCATATCATGTCGTATAAGGATAAAAACGTAATGTCGactatatatattaattaatttgcAAAATAAGTTTGTGAGAAacatttatgtttatttttagtTGTTATTTTCAAAGCACAACTGCACAAATACTTAAACTGAGATCAAATTACTATTTTGATGTAAAATAAAATTTTACCTGGACAAATAGAGATTTTATTTTTaaccacaatatatatatatatatatatatatatatatatatatatatatatatatatatatatatatatatattatttattgttaattattatatattgttaattatatatatatatatatatatatatatatatatatatatatatatatatatatatatatatatatatattaaatagttaattattatttattttaacaataaaaaaataatcatTGTAATATCTCTTGTCTCTCCATATCTCTTCTCTAAAGCAAATGGAGAACACCTGTAGACCACACCCGTTGGAAAACACCGGAATCGACGGACCGTCGGACCACGACGTCGGAAACCCGCCGATATACACTCAAAAAGTTATCGCTAACCACTGGATGCGCTAGATGTGCACCTTCCCCCTTCTCACTCTTTCACTCTctaacttcatcttcttcattccaTCTCTGACTCTAACAAAATCATAATACAATGAAGAAATCAGATTCTAAATCATTTAAGATCCACGATCGAACCACAAATCACTCTAATGAAACAAGAAGATTTGTAACCTCGGCCTCTTAGACTATCCGCATCGCCATCTTTCAAGCAACTTGCAATGCCACTTGTATAATACTTATATGCCACATACACCTACTTCTTTCAAGTTTTGAAAGCCTTGCAAAAAAGGTGGCCCACATTTATGAATAGTTAATTAACTATTTATTCAATGTTCTTATGAGGCATGTTTTGCAAGATCTTTGAAATTGCATCCATATTGCACCGATATGGGTGCTCTTACCTGTCTTAGATATAAATCAGTTATGGTTTTCTAAATATGTAAAAGTTTAAGAAAATTGATTCAATAAAGATGGGAAAATCAATTTTGTTTGCAGGTGAATATATAGCAGGAATCGATTTTGTTCTTTGGTATCAGAGGAAAGAAGGAGAGGTTTCTTGAAGATGGAGGCATGTGGCAAATGCTTGATGACAGAGACAAGTTGTGGTATAAAGCATTAATTTTGTGtg includes these proteins:
- the LOC111887191 gene encoding probable sugar phosphate/phosphate translocator At2g25520 is translated as MGRGGALSESVLKKIILSYSYVAIWIFLSFTVIVYNKYILDRNMYNWPYPISLTMIHMGFCSSLAYILVSVLKVVEPVQMTLDVYLKSVVPIGFLYSLSLWLSNSAYIYLSVSFIQMLKALMPVAVYSIGVLFKKEGFKGQTMSNMLSISFGVAIAAYGEAKYNSWGVTLQLGAVAFEATRLVLIQILLTSKGITFNPITSLYYVAPCCLVFLSVPWIIVELPKLRDTSSFHFDYFIFGTNSICAFALNLAVFLLVGKTSALTMNVAGVVKDWLLIAFSWSVIKDTVTPINLFGYLIAFMGVAYYNHAKLQALKAKEAEKKTTQFDLDDESGKLLDQKDEKSARKSDSDK